Proteins encoded in a region of the Saccharothrix ecbatanensis genome:
- a CDS encoding alpha-L-arabinofuranosidase C-terminal domain-containing protein has product MTTAQRTVGRPGRRWLSALVAAALPVTLGVTLSTVAAPSAGAVEGETWTDDFASTALRSEWEIVNEDPGGWTLLDGSLRVTGQTGDTYQAVNTARNVFMVDIPAGDFTAEVTVRAQVAKVYQGAGLIAWQDMDNYVRSGLTFVGTLAASGIAIENDIETAAAFRAERFVDRPGSTGETLQLQRVGDTITTRYKDASGAWVDASAVNAGFQTTQVGVYALGAQDGTTLDAAFDDFRVTAAAGRDIQPGGTFSIKSAAGAHLVETEAGLALSPEPPLSTLVFTAAAQADGAVHLRTAEGDRPVVVTDGRLALGQTGGAASPVRLTDAAGGELFLRDAEGAGYAGGTGPLVFGDKAAAVRLKLAQVNTSNAELAIDGDASAAQISDTMFGIFYEDINYAADGGLYAELVRNRSFEFNSSDNASFTGMTGWEVVNGGGTAPEALVVNDDTRLNAMNRNHFRLIADGPGDGVRNLSYNRGFAVKAGATYDASVWARTTTAQNLAIRLVSADGAVTYAEGAVAVDGSDAWKQYPLTLTATATTDAARLVVTAGVASTVGLDMISLMPQDRWVGAVNGKSVLRKDLAEKIAAMKPTFLRFPGGCVTNVGTFRTYEESGYTDRRRTYQWKETIGAVEERPTNWNFWGYNQTYGIGYLEYFKFAEDLGAEPLPVVSVGANGCGSNIPEMKDPAMIARWVDDTVDLIEFANGDVTTEWGAKRAALGHPEPFGLKKIGLGNEENTTTFEANFPAFRDAIESRFPEITIISNSGPDDAGARFETLWDYNRRQNVDMVDEHYYNDPDWFLLNNHRYDSYDRNGPKVFLGEYASRGNTFYNALVEASYMTGLQRNADVVQLASYAPLLSNESYVQWNPDAIWFDNDESWNTPNWEVQKMFGNNVGDEVVPSTFNGSVNKSVIDGGIFLSTWNTAAAYDNVRVTSNAGGETLFSDDFANGDQWNQVAGSWGVSNGEYVQSSATTTDARSIIDDAYAKDWTNYTLELDAKKISGAEGFLIGFGAKATNDFYWWNLGGWNNTRSVLQKASGGSAVEVKSVEGHSVDTGATYRVKIVVAGNTISLYLNGELQMTYESGADEKLFQVVTRDKASGDIVAKVVNTSTETVRTRVTVSDAGVLPDGEITQMTGAPGDTNTKGDPTKVVPATRQIGGLSNDFSYDFPAHSISFLRMHTTDGVAPVVDDVTLRGTTVNGWYGDPVTVSATATDDRRLDRIEFRVDGGAWLPGTEVQVSGDGQHTVEVRAVDAAGNVGVVRPVTFGIDSAAPVSNATVDGAARTVAVRAADSGVGVDRIETRIGTADWQPYTAPVVVGDAETAVQFRAVDRLGNVEQPGTVVVPAKQAQLKSTTTTVTPSKPRVEQGTALPLTVKVGSTSGGTTPTGEIRILESSVPLASATLTNGTATVSLDTSGLSIGDHTLVVRYLGDGGHSPSQTSVVVRVTKRRG; this is encoded by the coding sequence ATGACGACAGCGCAGCGGACGGTCGGCAGACCGGGCCGACGGTGGCTCAGTGCCCTGGTGGCCGCGGCTCTGCCGGTCACTCTCGGGGTCACGCTCTCCACGGTGGCCGCCCCCAGCGCGGGGGCCGTCGAAGGAGAGACGTGGACGGACGACTTCGCCTCGACGGCACTCCGGTCGGAGTGGGAGATCGTCAACGAGGATCCGGGCGGGTGGACCCTCCTCGACGGCTCGCTGCGGGTCACCGGCCAGACCGGTGACACCTACCAGGCGGTCAACACGGCGCGGAACGTGTTCATGGTCGACATCCCGGCGGGCGACTTCACCGCCGAGGTGACCGTGCGGGCCCAGGTCGCCAAGGTCTACCAGGGCGCCGGGCTCATCGCCTGGCAGGACATGGACAACTACGTCCGCTCGGGCCTGACGTTCGTGGGCACCCTGGCCGCGTCCGGGATCGCGATCGAGAACGACATCGAGACCGCCGCGGCGTTCCGCGCCGAGCGGTTCGTCGACCGGCCGGGCTCGACCGGCGAGACGTTGCAGCTCCAGCGGGTCGGCGACACCATCACCACCCGGTACAAGGACGCCTCCGGAGCGTGGGTGGACGCCTCGGCGGTGAACGCCGGGTTCCAGACGACCCAGGTCGGCGTCTACGCCCTTGGCGCGCAGGACGGCACGACGCTCGACGCCGCGTTCGACGACTTCCGGGTCACCGCCGCCGCGGGCCGGGACATCCAGCCCGGCGGCACGTTCTCCATCAAGAGCGCCGCGGGCGCACACCTGGTCGAGACCGAGGCCGGGCTGGCGCTCTCGCCCGAGCCGCCGCTGTCGACCCTGGTCTTCACCGCCGCGGCCCAGGCCGACGGCGCGGTCCACCTGCGCACCGCCGAGGGCGACCGCCCGGTCGTCGTCACGGACGGCCGCCTCGCGCTCGGCCAGACCGGCGGCGCGGCCTCGCCCGTGCGGCTGACCGACGCCGCGGGCGGCGAGCTCTTCCTGCGTGACGCCGAGGGCGCCGGCTACGCGGGCGGCACGGGTCCGCTGGTGTTCGGCGACAAGGCCGCCGCGGTCCGCCTCAAGCTCGCCCAGGTCAACACGTCCAACGCCGAGCTGGCCATCGACGGTGACGCGTCCGCCGCGCAGATCAGCGACACGATGTTCGGCATCTTCTACGAGGACATCAACTACGCGGCCGACGGCGGCCTCTACGCCGAGCTGGTGCGCAACCGGTCGTTCGAGTTCAACTCCTCGGACAACGCGAGCTTCACCGGCATGACCGGCTGGGAGGTCGTCAACGGCGGCGGCACGGCTCCGGAAGCGCTGGTCGTCAACGACGACACCCGGCTCAACGCCATGAACCGCAACCACTTCCGGCTGATCGCCGACGGTCCCGGCGACGGTGTGCGCAACCTCAGCTACAACCGCGGCTTCGCGGTCAAGGCGGGCGCGACGTACGACGCCTCGGTGTGGGCGCGCACCACGACCGCACAGAACCTGGCCATCCGCCTGGTCAGCGCGGACGGCGCCGTCACCTACGCCGAAGGCGCCGTGGCCGTTGACGGCTCGGACGCCTGGAAGCAGTACCCGCTGACGCTCACCGCCACCGCCACGACCGACGCCGCACGCCTCGTCGTCACCGCCGGCGTGGCCTCGACCGTCGGCCTCGACATGATCTCGCTCATGCCGCAGGACCGCTGGGTCGGCGCGGTGAACGGCAAGTCCGTGCTGCGCAAGGACCTGGCCGAGAAGATCGCCGCGATGAAGCCGACCTTCCTGCGCTTCCCCGGCGGCTGCGTCACCAACGTCGGCACGTTCCGCACCTACGAGGAGAGCGGCTACACCGACCGGCGCCGCACCTACCAGTGGAAGGAAACCATCGGCGCGGTCGAGGAGCGGCCGACCAACTGGAACTTCTGGGGCTACAACCAGACCTACGGCATCGGCTACCTCGAGTACTTCAAGTTCGCGGAGGACCTCGGCGCCGAGCCGCTGCCGGTGGTGTCGGTGGGCGCGAACGGCTGCGGCAGCAACATCCCCGAGATGAAGGACCCGGCGATGATCGCCCGCTGGGTCGACGACACCGTCGACCTCATCGAGTTCGCCAACGGTGACGTCACCACCGAGTGGGGCGCCAAGCGGGCCGCTCTCGGCCACCCGGAGCCGTTCGGGCTGAAGAAGATCGGCCTCGGCAACGAGGAGAACACCACGACCTTCGAGGCGAACTTCCCGGCCTTCCGGGACGCCATCGAGTCCCGGTTCCCGGAGATCACCATCATCTCCAACTCCGGCCCGGACGACGCGGGCGCGCGGTTCGAGACCTTGTGGGACTACAACCGCCGCCAGAACGTCGACATGGTCGATGAGCACTACTACAACGACCCCGACTGGTTCCTGCTGAACAACCACCGCTACGACAGCTACGACCGCAACGGCCCCAAGGTGTTCCTGGGCGAGTACGCCTCGCGCGGCAACACGTTCTACAACGCCTTGGTCGAAGCCTCGTACATGACTGGTTTGCAGCGGAACGCCGACGTGGTCCAGTTGGCGTCCTACGCGCCGCTGCTGTCCAACGAGTCGTACGTGCAGTGGAACCCGGACGCGATCTGGTTCGACAACGACGAGTCCTGGAACACCCCCAACTGGGAGGTGCAGAAGATGTTCGGCAACAACGTCGGTGACGAGGTCGTGCCGAGCACCTTCAACGGCTCCGTCAACAAGTCGGTCATCGACGGCGGCATCTTCTTGTCCACCTGGAACACCGCCGCCGCCTACGACAACGTCCGGGTGACCTCCAACGCCGGCGGTGAGACGCTGTTCTCCGACGACTTCGCCAACGGCGACCAGTGGAACCAGGTCGCCGGCAGCTGGGGCGTCTCCAACGGCGAGTACGTGCAGTCGTCCGCGACGACCACGGACGCCCGCAGCATCATCGACGACGCGTACGCGAAGGACTGGACGAACTACACGCTGGAACTCGACGCCAAGAAGATCTCCGGCGCCGAGGGCTTCCTGATCGGGTTCGGCGCCAAGGCCACCAACGACTTCTACTGGTGGAACCTCGGCGGCTGGAACAACACCCGGTCGGTGCTCCAGAAGGCCTCCGGCGGCAGCGCGGTCGAGGTCAAGTCCGTCGAGGGCCACAGCGTGGACACCGGCGCGACCTACCGCGTGAAGATCGTCGTCGCGGGCAACACCATCTCGCTGTACCTCAACGGCGAGTTGCAGATGACCTACGAGTCCGGCGCGGACGAGAAGCTGTTCCAGGTCGTCACGCGGGACAAGGCCAGCGGCGACATCGTGGCCAAGGTGGTCAACACCTCCACCGAGACCGTCCGCACGCGGGTCACCGTCTCGGACGCGGGAGTGCTGCCCGACGGCGAGATCACCCAGATGACCGGCGCGCCCGGCGACACCAACACCAAGGGTGATCCGACCAAGGTGGTGCCCGCGACCCGGCAGATCGGCGGGCTGTCGAACGACTTCAGCTACGACTTCCCCGCGCACTCGATCTCGTTCCTGCGGATGCACACCACCGACGGCGTCGCTCCGGTCGTCGATGACGTGACGTTGCGGGGCACGACCGTCAACGGCTGGTACGGCGACCCGGTCACCGTGTCGGCGACCGCCACCGACGACCGGCGGCTCGACCGGATCGAGTTCCGGGTCGACGGCGGCGCGTGGCTGCCCGGCACGGAGGTCCAGGTCAGCGGCGACGGTCAGCACACCGTGGAGGTGCGCGCCGTGGACGCGGCGGGCAACGTCGGCGTGGTACGTCCCGTCACGTTCGGCATCGACAGCGCCGCTCCGGTCTCCAACGCCACCGTGGACGGTGCCGCGCGCACCGTCGCGGTCCGTGCCGCGGACTCCGGAGTCGGGGTCGACCGGATCGAGACCCGGATCGGCACGGCCGACTGGCAGCCGTACACGGCCCCGGTCGTGGTCGGCGACGCCGAGACCGCGGTGCAGTTCCGCGCGGTCGACCGGCTGGGCAACGTCGAGCAGCCCGGAACCGTTGTGGTGCCCGCGAAGCAGGCGCAGCTGAAGTCGACCACGACGACGGTGACGCCGTCGAAGCCGCGGGTCGAGCAGGGCACCGCCCTCCCGCTGACCGTGAAGGTCGGCAGCACCTCCGGCGGCACGACGCCGACCGGCGAGATCCGAATCCTGGAGTCGTCCGTGCCACTGGCATCAGCGACCTTGACCAACGGAACCGCGACGGTGTCGCTCGACACCAGCGGCCTGAGCATCGGTGACCACACCCTCGTCGTGCGCTACCTCGGCGACGGCGGGCACAGCCCCTCGCAGACCAGCGTGGTCGTGCGGGTCACCAAGCGGAGAGGGTGA
- a CDS encoding OmpL47-type beta-barrel domain-containing protein — translation MKIGMRKRTTLVLLGAALLAGGLTAMPAHATGPRLMAAYAVEETAQAAVDAVTLTDAAGVRGNLTLPLTGVNGATLAWQSSDGNVVTDTGEVTRPAHGSEPVTVDLTVTATLGGGTATRTIPVTVLPLPAPAASEAYFFPYFVGESTEDGEKIYFAASKGNDPRSWDELGNGRPVLNSTMGEQGLRDPFLIRSHEGDKFYLLATDLKIFGGNNFSEAQESGSKHLAVWESTDLVHWSEQRMIKVSSDFAGNTWAPESFYDEASGNYVVYWASNLYPTTDVASRDFRTSYNRMMYATTRDFRTFSEAKPWVDVKRGNGLGMIDATVVRDGDTFYRFIKDEASMTVRQEKSADLMAPVTGTLPTTTSTPWSLVRERIGVGQPNPWGGTFTGGEGPTVFRDNVVPGRWHMLIDQPSYHGGQGYMAFQTDDIASGVWTAVPDSALPRSPRHGTVIPISQAELDGLRAAMQPNLLAKSVASVSVRTREGVAPPLPSTVDVTYADGSTRATAVDWADVDPAQYGTWGSFQVSGTLLGQAVRATVTVIVTDRLDPTVSLSTTPASPTGDWFTVPVDVKATAADETGVQSVEIAVDGGWRTTDVVTLTDGRHTVQARATDVTGNVSSLVTREVNVDTQAPVSRASWNTAARSVSIAAADETSGVTRVEYQVGDAAWTTYTSPLTFGDVATTVRYRAVDQAGLVEEINTISVPRETLDPSTTTATLNRDAVKPGGDAFARVEVKGGPFAPTGAVRIISGGDLEVGRATLVNGRAGVAIDTATLGVGRWQLTVVYDGDANHAPSSTTVVLKVNKR, via the coding sequence ATGAAGATCGGCATGCGGAAACGGACCACCCTTGTGCTGCTGGGCGCCGCACTACTGGCGGGCGGGCTCACCGCCATGCCTGCCCACGCGACCGGACCGCGCCTGATGGCCGCGTACGCGGTGGAAGAGACGGCGCAGGCGGCGGTCGACGCCGTCACGCTGACCGACGCCGCCGGCGTCCGGGGGAACCTCACCCTTCCCCTGACCGGCGTCAACGGCGCGACGTTGGCGTGGCAGTCGAGCGACGGGAATGTCGTGACCGACACCGGCGAAGTCACCCGGCCCGCGCACGGCAGCGAGCCGGTGACTGTGGACCTGACCGTCACCGCCACGCTGGGCGGCGGCACGGCGACCCGCACGATCCCGGTCACCGTGCTCCCGTTGCCCGCTCCGGCGGCCAGTGAGGCGTACTTCTTCCCGTACTTCGTCGGTGAGAGCACCGAGGACGGCGAGAAGATCTACTTCGCCGCGTCGAAGGGGAACGACCCGCGGTCGTGGGACGAGCTGGGCAACGGCCGTCCCGTGCTCAACTCGACCATGGGGGAGCAGGGTCTGCGCGACCCGTTCCTCATCCGGTCGCACGAGGGCGACAAGTTCTACCTGCTGGCGACCGACCTGAAGATCTTCGGTGGCAACAACTTCAGCGAGGCGCAGGAGTCCGGCAGCAAGCACCTGGCGGTGTGGGAGTCCACAGACCTGGTGCACTGGTCCGAGCAGCGGATGATCAAGGTGTCGTCGGACTTCGCGGGCAACACCTGGGCGCCCGAGTCGTTCTACGACGAGGCGTCGGGCAACTACGTCGTCTACTGGGCGTCGAACCTCTACCCGACGACGGACGTCGCCTCGCGCGACTTCCGGACCTCCTACAACCGGATGATGTACGCGACCACGCGCGACTTCCGCACGTTCAGCGAGGCGAAGCCTTGGGTGGATGTCAAGCGGGGCAACGGTCTCGGCATGATCGACGCGACCGTGGTGCGTGACGGCGACACGTTCTACCGGTTCATCAAGGACGAGGCGTCCATGACGGTCCGGCAGGAGAAGTCGGCCGACCTGATGGCCCCGGTCACCGGGACGCTGCCGACCACGACGTCCACGCCGTGGTCCCTGGTCCGCGAGCGCATCGGTGTCGGCCAGCCCAACCCGTGGGGCGGGACGTTCACCGGCGGCGAGGGCCCGACGGTGTTCCGCGACAACGTGGTGCCCGGTCGCTGGCACATGTTGATCGACCAGCCGAGCTACCACGGTGGTCAGGGGTACATGGCGTTCCAGACCGATGACATCGCCTCGGGTGTCTGGACGGCGGTTCCGGACTCGGCGCTGCCGCGCAGCCCGCGGCACGGCACGGTCATCCCGATCAGCCAGGCCGAGCTGGACGGGCTCCGCGCGGCGATGCAGCCGAACCTGCTGGCCAAGTCGGTCGCGTCGGTGTCGGTGCGCACCCGCGAGGGTGTGGCTCCGCCGCTGCCGTCCACTGTGGACGTGACCTACGCGGACGGCTCGACCCGTGCGACCGCGGTCGACTGGGCCGACGTGGACCCGGCGCAGTACGGGACTTGGGGTTCGTTCCAGGTCTCGGGCACGCTCCTGGGGCAGGCGGTCCGCGCGACGGTGACGGTGATCGTGACCGACCGCCTGGACCCGACGGTGTCGTTGAGCACGACGCCCGCTTCGCCGACCGGCGACTGGTTCACGGTTCCGGTCGACGTGAAGGCCACGGCGGCCGACGAGACCGGCGTGCAGTCGGTCGAGATCGCCGTGGACGGCGGTTGGCGGACCACTGACGTGGTGACGTTGACCGATGGCAGGCACACCGTGCAGGCGCGGGCGACGGACGTCACCGGGAACGTGTCGAGCCTGGTGACAAGGGAAGTCAACGTCGACACGCAGGCGCCGGTCAGCCGTGCTTCGTGGAACACCGCGGCCCGGTCCGTGTCCATCGCGGCAGCCGACGAAACCTCCGGCGTCACGCGGGTCGAGTACCAGGTGGGTGACGCGGCCTGGACGACGTACACCTCGCCGCTGACCTTCGGCGACGTCGCCACGACGGTGCGGTACCGGGCCGTCGACCAGGCGGGCCTCGTCGAGGAGATCAACACGATCTCCGTGCCGAGGGAGACCCTCGACCCGAGCACCACGACCGCCACCCTCAACCGGGACGCGGTCAAGCCGGGCGGCGACGCCTTCGCGCGGGTCGAGGTGAAGGGTGGCCCGTTCGCCCCGACGGGCGCCGTCCGCATCATCTCCGGCGGTGACCTGGAGGTGGGTCGCGCGACCCTGGTGAACGGCCGTGCCGGCGTCGCCATCGACACCGCCACGCTCGGTGTCGGCCGGTGGCAGCTGACCGTGGTCTACGACGGCGACGCCAACCACGCCCCGTCGTCTACGACGGTCGTGCTGAAGGTGAACAAGCGCTAG
- a CDS encoding Imm1 family immunity protein: MASLMAWYKRGEEPTPITSAADLDALLERMAADFAAQGGPVPPMVELARPDPWAEGWVAVRLGIAQDRGFIAHADATGSYITTNGGDPDGEPVLYDHQAHAREWPSDSELPLADVIRAAHDLVATDGKRSTIVNWRTWGL, translated from the coding sequence GTGGCGTCGTTGATGGCTTGGTACAAGAGAGGCGAGGAGCCGACTCCGATCACGAGCGCGGCCGATCTCGACGCGCTGCTGGAACGCATGGCCGCCGACTTCGCCGCGCAGGGCGGCCCGGTCCCGCCGATGGTCGAACTGGCCCGCCCCGACCCGTGGGCCGAGGGCTGGGTCGCCGTCCGGCTGGGCATCGCCCAGGACCGCGGCTTCATCGCCCACGCCGACGCCACCGGCTCCTACATCACCACCAATGGCGGCGACCCGGACGGCGAACCCGTCCTCTACGACCACCAGGCCCACGCCCGGGAGTGGCCCTCCGACTCCGAGCTGCCGCTGGCCGACGTGATCAGGGCCGCCCACGACCTCGTCGCCACCGATGGTAAGCGGTCCACGATCGTCAACTGGCGGACGTGGGGCCTGTAG
- a CDS encoding DddA-like double-stranded DNA deaminase toxin: MASLGEVNAAIAAACDKASKCKDALGTAGDLAEDAQAVLGSALEGDTTGDKDKVLASLQAVVDGVRELWKVLSKGVDHAQAALDAIRGTGAPPPEAPSRPPSAAQPPAAPASPPPPLPPERVEELLRDLPPAVIGGTGQKTHGRWTAPDGSTQRAVSGHDEWTPKVNAALAAEGCPRLPVVTDADVELKLAARMREQGTLDPAMRHLTLALNYAPCVGPFGCDSLLPAVLPEGYTLAVYGPDGYYKKFTGGKPPWRR, translated from the coding sequence ATGGCGTCGCTGGGAGAGGTGAACGCGGCCATCGCCGCCGCGTGCGACAAGGCGTCGAAGTGCAAAGACGCCCTGGGCACCGCCGGAGATCTGGCCGAGGACGCCCAGGCGGTCCTCGGGTCCGCTCTGGAGGGCGACACCACGGGCGACAAGGACAAGGTCCTGGCCAGCCTCCAAGCGGTGGTCGACGGCGTCAGGGAACTGTGGAAGGTCCTGTCCAAGGGCGTGGACCACGCCCAAGCCGCGCTCGACGCCATCCGGGGAACCGGTGCTCCGCCGCCGGAAGCCCCATCGAGACCGCCATCCGCCGCGCAACCGCCAGCGGCACCGGCCTCCCCACCACCGCCGCTTCCCCCGGAACGCGTCGAGGAGCTACTGCGCGACCTGCCGCCGGCAGTGATCGGCGGTACCGGGCAGAAGACCCACGGCCGGTGGACCGCTCCCGACGGGTCGACGCAGCGCGCGGTCAGTGGGCACGACGAGTGGACGCCGAAGGTCAACGCCGCGCTGGCGGCCGAGGGATGTCCGCGGTTGCCGGTGGTCACCGATGCGGACGTGGAGCTAAAGCTGGCCGCGCGGATGCGGGAGCAGGGCACCCTCGATCCTGCGATGCGTCACCTGACGCTGGCGCTGAATTACGCGCCGTGCGTAGGCCCGTTCGGCTGTGACAGTCTGTTGCCCGCAGTGCTGCCCGAGGGCTACACGCTCGCCGTGTACGGCCCGGACGGCTACTACAAGAAGTTCACCGGAGGAAAGCCGCCGTGGCGTCGTTGA
- a CDS encoding DUF397 domain-containing protein, which translates to MNTWTWPKSSRSVSNGQCVEVARPDAPTVGLRDSKTRRPDTCGCRARRSPRS; encoded by the coding sequence ATGAACACGTGGACTTGGCCGAAGTCGAGCCGGTCCGTCAGCAACGGGCAGTGTGTCGAGGTCGCCCGGCCCGACGCGCCGACCGTCGGCCTGCGGGACTCGAAAACCCGCAGGCCGGACACCTGCGGGTGTCGGGCCCGGCGTTCGCCGCGTTCCTAA
- a CDS encoding DUF397 domain-containing protein, which produces MSSTWTWRKSSRSVSNGQCVEVARPDAPTVGLRDSKNPQAGHLRVSPAAFGAFLTAIRDGRA; this is translated from the coding sequence ATGAGCAGCACGTGGACCTGGCGGAAGTCGAGCCGGTCCGTCAGCAACGGGCAGTGTGTCGAGGTCGCCCGGCCCGACGCGCCGACCGTCGGCCTGCGGGACTCGAAGAACCCGCAGGCCGGACACCTGCGGGTGTCCCCGGCCGCGTTCGGCGCGTTCCTCACCGCGATCAGGGACGGCCGCGCCTGA
- a CDS encoding helix-turn-helix domain-containing protein → MPLSTAPNVVKRYIGFELQRLREAAGLSQPDAAKHIDTSKARIGHLENGRTMPKLPEVDMLLTLYGAPDLIEGIQDLIVQVREAERAGNTFELDPSLDLLTGFDLYVGLEQGASRIFTYDAVVVMGILHCPEYAAAMIRRAHLGDDLTDEQVEGRVRLRTARQAILDRPGVHLTAVIDEGVLRKQLGGRAVAAAQAAYLLGVAERDNVTIRVIPYAGDVHPALQGPFTRLEFPIERDPGVVYLEDLSGGRYRDDTDLIAKYTQLEDRLLEQALSERESLALIDTIRREYHP, encoded by the coding sequence GTGCCGCTATCGACTGCACCCAATGTGGTGAAGCGCTACATCGGGTTCGAGCTGCAACGGCTACGCGAAGCCGCCGGCCTGAGTCAGCCCGACGCCGCCAAGCACATCGACACCAGCAAGGCCAGGATCGGGCACTTGGAGAACGGGCGGACGATGCCCAAGCTGCCCGAGGTCGACATGCTGTTGACGCTCTACGGCGCACCCGACCTGATCGAAGGCATCCAGGACCTGATCGTGCAGGTGCGTGAGGCAGAGAGGGCAGGCAACACGTTCGAACTGGACCCGTCGCTGGACCTGCTGACGGGCTTCGACCTGTACGTGGGCCTGGAACAGGGCGCGAGCCGGATCTTCACCTACGACGCCGTGGTGGTGATGGGCATCCTGCACTGCCCTGAGTACGCGGCGGCCATGATCCGCCGAGCGCACCTCGGCGACGACCTGACCGACGAACAGGTCGAAGGACGCGTGCGCCTCCGCACAGCCCGGCAGGCGATCCTCGACCGACCCGGCGTGCACCTGACGGCAGTGATCGACGAGGGAGTCCTGCGCAAGCAACTCGGCGGTCGGGCAGTCGCCGCGGCACAGGCCGCCTACCTGCTCGGCGTAGCGGAGCGCGACAACGTGACGATTCGCGTGATCCCGTACGCCGGCGACGTGCACCCCGCGCTGCAAGGACCGTTCACCCGGCTGGAGTTTCCCATCGAGCGCGATCCGGGTGTCGTCTACCTCGAAGACCTGTCGGGTGGTCGGTACAGGGACGATACTGACCTCATCGCCAAGTACACGCAGCTCGAAGATCGGCTCCTGGAGCAGGCACTATCCGAACGGGAGTCGCTGGCGTTGATCGACACCATCCGGAGGGAGTACCACCCATGA
- a CDS encoding transcriptional regulator, whose product MARTIRLRADVFSKAARLAGYTSDYGLSKAMEVNRSTVARVLAGELQPGPAFIGGALTALAPMQFDDLFTVVQLEAADQE is encoded by the coding sequence ATGGCTCGCACGATCCGACTCCGCGCGGACGTGTTCAGCAAGGCGGCGCGCTTGGCGGGCTACACCTCCGACTACGGGCTGTCCAAGGCCATGGAGGTCAACCGCAGCACCGTCGCACGAGTGCTCGCCGGTGAACTCCAACCCGGACCGGCGTTCATCGGCGGCGCATTGACCGCCCTCGCGCCGATGCAGTTCGACGACCTCTTCACCGTGGTGCAGCTCGAAGCCGCCGACCAGGAGTAA
- a CDS encoding NADPH-dependent F420 reductase, which produces MTVIGIIGAGEVGSQIARAAIMNGYDVVIANSRGPETLKDLIDELGPSARAATAAGAAAAGEFAVVAVPLKVVNDMPVEELAGKIVLDTNNYMVWRDGHIPVIDSGEKTVHELRQEHLPRSKVVKAFSHIQAPRITTTGKAAATPGRHALSVSSDFPEAVELVTRLYDQFGFDTADNSPLSESWRSGPGQPAWVAHEYQTRTELVSNLARARRTILP; this is translated from the coding sequence ATGACCGTGATCGGCATCATCGGCGCGGGCGAGGTCGGTAGCCAGATCGCGCGTGCGGCGATCATGAACGGCTACGACGTCGTCATCGCCAATTCACGAGGACCCGAGACCTTGAAGGACCTCATCGACGAACTCGGGCCATCAGCGCGTGCCGCGACCGCTGCCGGTGCTGCCGCCGCCGGCGAGTTCGCCGTCGTCGCCGTCCCCCTGAAGGTCGTCAACGATATGCCGGTGGAGGAACTGGCGGGCAAGATCGTGCTCGACACGAACAACTACATGGTCTGGCGGGATGGCCATATCCCGGTCATCGACTCGGGTGAGAAGACAGTTCACGAGCTACGCCAAGAGCACCTTCCACGCTCCAAGGTCGTCAAGGCCTTCAGCCACATCCAAGCTCCCCGCATCACCACCACGGGTAAAGCGGCGGCCACCCCCGGCCGTCACGCGCTGTCGGTCTCGAGCGACTTTCCCGAAGCCGTGGAACTCGTGACGCGACTGTACGACCAGTTCGGATTCGACACCGCCGACAACAGCCCGCTCAGCGAGTCGTGGCGCAGCGGTCCCGGTCAACCCGCATGGGTAGCGCACGAGTACCAGACCCGCACCGAACTGGTTTCCAACCTCGCCAGGGCACGGCGGACCATCTTGCCGTGA